Within Actinomycetota bacterium, the genomic segment GCCTCGGGCGATTCCGTGGGCGGCGGTCAGATCGCCCCCTCGCTCTACCCTGCCGACGCCACCGAGATCGGCGAGGCGGTGCGGGTGGGCCCGGGAGTGATGCCGAGGTTCGGACCCGAGACGATCGACCAGCAGGAGCTCGACTCGCTCGCCGCCTACCTGCTGTGGCTCCGCGACAACGGCGACGAGGGCGGCCTGCAGCTCGGCCGCGTCGGGGCGGTCGCGGAGGGCCTCGTCGCCGTCGTGGTCGGCCTCGGCATCCTGGTCCTCGTGCTGCGGCTCACGGGAGCCAAGCGGTGAAGCGCCCGGAACGCATCGCGGCGGCGGCCTTCTCGGTCGCGATCGCCGCCGCGCTCGCGCTGTTCGTCGCCTACGTGCAGGGCAGCGGCCCACAGGCGGAAGGGGTCCTGCTCGCCCTGGCGCTGGGCGGCGTGGGCGTCGGACTGCTGGTGTGGGCCACACGCCTGATGCCGCACATCCGCGACGAGACGCAGCCGAGGAAGAAGACCACCCCCGCCACCGAGGCCGACCGCGAGTCGGCCGTCGAGACGGTGGAGGCGGGCGTCGACGAGATCAAGCGGCGTCGGTTCCTGTCGCGCCTGCTCGTCGGCGCCGCCGGCGCGCTGGGGCTCGCTGCGCTGATCCCGATCCGGTCGCTCGGCCGCTCGCCGGGAGACTCGCTGTTCCGGACGAAGTGGACGTCGGGGGCCCGCCTCGTCACTTCCGACGGCACACCCGTGACGTCGTCGACCCTCGAGATCGGCTCGTTCATCACCGTCTTCCCCGAAGGGCACGAGGGCTCGTCGGACTCGCAGGCGGTGCTGATCCGGGTCGCGCCCGACCAGCTGCAGCTGCCGCCCGAACGCGGCGCCGGGGCGCCAGACGGCCTGGTGGCCTATTCGAAGATCTGCACCCACGCCGGGTGTCCGCTCGGCCTCTACCTCGCGGCCACGCACGAGCTCCGGTGCCCGTGCCACCAGTCGACGTTCGACGTGTTGGACAGCGCACGTCCCGTGTACGGGCCGGCACCGAGGCCGCTCCCCCAGCTCCCGATCGAGATCGACGGAGCCGGGGGGCTGCGGGCGACCGGCGACTTCACCGACCCGGTCGGCCCGAGCTTCTGGGAGGAAGCGTGATCGTCCGCCGCCTGGTCGACGGGGTCGACGAACGGCTCGACGGCACGTCGTTCATCAAGCGCAACCTGCGGAAGGTCTTCCCCGACCATTGGTCCTTCATGCTGGGCGAGCTGGCTCTCTACAGCTTCGCGCTGCTCCTGCTCACGGGTACCTTCCTCAGCCTGTTCTTCGTCGCGTCTCCAGCCGAGACGGTCTATCGCGGACCGTACGCGCCGCTGCAGGGTCGCGAGGTCTCTCTCGCCTACGACTCGGTGTTGCGCATCTCCTTCGAGGTGCGGGCGGGGCTCGTGATGCGTCAGACGCACCACTGGTCGGCGCTGGTGTTCGTCGCCGCGATGACGGCCCACCTCGTGCGCGTCTTCTTCACGGGCGCCTTCCGCAAGCCTCGCGAGCTCAGCTGGATCATCGGGGTGACGCTGCTCGTGCTCGGC encodes:
- a CDS encoding Rieske (2Fe-2S) protein, translated to MKRPERIAAAAFSVAIAAALALFVAYVQGSGPQAEGVLLALALGGVGVGLLVWATRLMPHIRDETQPRKKTTPATEADRESAVETVEAGVDEIKRRRFLSRLLVGAAGALGLAALIPIRSLGRSPGDSLFRTKWTSGARLVTSDGTPVTSSTLEIGSFITVFPEGHEGSSDSQAVLIRVAPDQLQLPPERGAGAPDGLVAYSKICTHAGCPLGLYLAATHELRCPCHQSTFDVLDSARPVYGPAPRPLPQLPIEIDGAGGLRATGDFTDPVGPSFWEEA